Part of the Candidatus Thermoplasmatota archaeon genome, TTCCAGACGATCCAAAATATTCCGAGAAAGAGACCATTCACCTGTTCTCGACTACAGGAGTGAAATAGGGGGGTGTTGTGAGGGTTCTGGAAATGAAAAAAAGCCCCTAAAAGTAAAAAAATGCCCGAATCGGGATTTGAACCCGAGTCTGAGCCTCCGCAGGGCTCTAGGATATCCAAGCTACCCTATCCGGGCTTTTTGTTCTATTTTATGACGTCTACCATTGCCACTTTTTCGAGAATCAGGTCGCCATACATAGATTTATCGACTGTTTCCAGTTCTTTCTTGCCTATTCCAAATTTTTTGAGAAATTCATCATTGCCATTTATAACAGTGTTATCAATTTCCACCCCAAGATTTTTTATGAAATCCTCAATGCCTTTTACCTCTCCGTTATAATCTGCAATCCCTGTTTTCCCGGCAGATACAAAAACGAATTTCTCTCCATCTTTTATGCCCATGACATCAATAGCATCTTTTATCTGCCTTTTCCCTGAAGCATATAGCAAAATTTCCATATCAAGCGTGTTGCATGAATTTGTTTTATTTTTGAAAGCCCTGACCGCATGCTCAACAGCAGAGACGACATGCTCCTTACTGTATATCATTTCCGCATCCATTATCTGGCATGCTATTTTGTTTTCCTTTCCAAAGTATTTTATTTTTTTTATGAGTTCTTCCCTGTATTTTATTTTGTCTCTGCATCCAATAACTTTAATATTCATTTTATTCAATCTGTTTTTTTATGCTTTTTGCAATGCCTTTTCCTATATGG contains:
- the cgi121 gene encoding KEOPS complex subunit Cgi121, producing MNIKVIGCRDKIKYREELIKKIKYFGKENKIACQIMDAEMIYSKEHVVSAVEHAVRAFKNKTNSCNTLDMEILLYASGKRQIKDAIDVMGIKDGEKFVFVSAGKTGIADYNGEVKGIEDFIKNLGVEIDNTVINGNDEFLKKFGIGKKELETVDKSMYGDLILEKVAMVDVIK